A section of the Nitrososphaerales archaeon genome encodes:
- a CDS encoding alkaline phosphatase family protein — protein MTKLVYVLLDGVGDLPHPSLNDLTPLEAAYTPNMDFLARNGVMGNVYSVGKGVAPESDIAVFSMLGYRFSHEDYTGRGVIEAIGSGIDFRDGDLALRGNFATIDSKLNIIDRRAGRDIQKYEAETLSKAISDNVKLSCGSFILVPTIGHRVVLSIRSDKGNLSSEISNTDPAYARIKGMGVAKPVGSKLKLAECRPLNASSKLSARLVNEFTKKSLKILREHQVNKNRKISGKMEMNCILLRDAGSRMPVLEPIGKKYGIKFACIVDLPVERGIAKITGMQAFGAGNIDDYEEKAKVAAKILEQYDAVYVHIKGPDEFGHDGDAKGKKKSIEQIDSRFFKPLLSYIDMNEAAVAISADHSTPCIKKGHSDDPVPLLFAGKMIKHDNSARFTERYAARGSLGVLQGHEVLDKVLHAIRL, from the coding sequence GTGACCAAACTCGTTTACGTGCTTCTTGATGGGGTTGGCGACCTGCCTCATCCATCTCTAAATGACCTAACACCGCTGGAGGCTGCCTACACACCAAACATGGATTTTCTTGCAAGAAACGGTGTGATGGGTAATGTTTACAGTGTAGGTAAGGGAGTAGCACCGGAATCCGACATCGCTGTCTTTAGCATGCTAGGCTACAGGTTCAGTCATGAGGACTACACCGGTAGGGGTGTTATAGAAGCCATAGGTTCTGGTATAGATTTTAGAGATGGTGACTTGGCTTTACGTGGAAATTTTGCAACAATTGATAGTAAATTGAACATAATAGATAGAAGAGCTGGGAGGGACATTCAAAAATATGAGGCCGAAACGCTTTCGAAAGCCATTTCAGACAATGTGAAGCTTTCTTGCGGTTCATTCATACTTGTACCAACAATAGGTCATAGGGTTGTGCTCAGCATAAGGTCAGACAAGGGTAATCTTTCATCTGAAATATCCAATACTGATCCTGCATACGCAAGGATAAAAGGCATGGGGGTTGCCAAACCTGTTGGCAGCAAGCTAAAACTTGCCGAATGTAGACCATTAAACGCTTCATCAAAACTTTCTGCTAGACTTGTAAACGAGTTCACGAAGAAATCGCTTAAGATATTGCGGGAGCACCAAGTCAATAAAAATCGCAAAATTTCCGGTAAGATGGAGATGAACTGCATACTATTGAGAGATGCAGGAAGTAGAATGCCTGTACTGGAACCTATAGGTAAGAAATATGGTATCAAATTCGCTTGTATAGTAGATCTGCCTGTAGAAAGGGGAATAGCCAAGATAACAGGGATGCAGGCATTTGGCGCAGGTAACATAGACGATTACGAAGAGAAGGCAAAGGTTGCTGCAAAAATCCTTGAACAGTACGATGCGGTCTATGTGCATATAAAGGGCCCAGACGAGTTCGGTCATGACGGCGACGCAAAGGGTAAGAAGAAAAGCATTGAGCAGATTGATAGTAGATTTTTCAAACCTCTTTTAAGCTACATTGACATGAACGAAGCAGCGGTTGCAATCTCAGCCGATCATTCAACACCATGTATAAAAAAGGGGCATAGTGACGACCCAGTACCTCTTCTCTTTGCAGGAAAAATGATTAAACACGACAACTCGGCAAGATTTACAGAACGATATGCCGCGAGAGGCTCACTTGGCGTTTTGCAGGGACACGAGGTCTTGGATAAAGTTCTACATGCTATCAGACTTTAA
- a CDS encoding DUF309 domain-containing protein: MARYIVHLRNNGFSSRKASELLLQARNLVDDKAIIRDSRISSKYIEFDITVESDELENILTNLSSISQIASVTEIKDKEMQKEKAIEYAKLLFNDERYWECHEVLEGVWKKEGGGEKSLLQGIILTCAAFVHSQKDENDVCLSILHRAIEKLQVANGTYYGIDVDRLKELVRSIIDVKSVTHFKV, translated from the coding sequence ATGGCTCGCTACATAGTACACCTTCGTAACAATGGTTTCAGTTCAAGAAAGGCTTCTGAGTTACTTCTTCAGGCCAGGAACCTAGTAGATGATAAAGCAATAATAAGAGATTCGCGTATATCGAGCAAATACATAGAGTTTGATATTACAGTTGAAAGTGACGAACTTGAAAACATTCTAACGAATCTGTCATCAATATCACAGATTGCCAGTGTCACGGAAATTAAAGATAAAGAAATGCAGAAGGAAAAGGCAATAGAGTACGCTAAATTGCTCTTCAACGATGAGCGGTACTGGGAGTGTCACGAGGTTCTAGAGGGTGTTTGGAAGAAGGAGGGCGGAGGAGAAAAGAGTTTACTGCAAGGAATCATACTTACATGTGCAGCATTTGTGCATAGTCAGAAAGATGAAAACGATGTATGTCTATCAATTCTCCATAGAGCGATAGAGAAGCTTCAAGTTGCTAATGGTACATATTACGGCATAGATGTGGACAGGTTGAAAGAACTTGTACGCAGCATTATAGATGTTAAAAGCGTAACCCACTTTAAAGTCTGA
- a CDS encoding galactose-1-phosphate uridylyltransferase, with amino-acid sequence MAELRKDYVLDRFVIVPKNASEKNLSNGKCPYCPGNEEMTSPAVLALVQKDGMLQRLSDSEENYVEDWCVRVFPSNDPAVTTSQERIYGDKPLYSEPAYGYHYVVVAAPDHNQKLANISVEQWANVLVVLQDRVRWLYTQKSVTYVSIYMDYGKNAGSSLDHPHLDIVTFATIPPLIEQEAEATYRYINERGLCPMCDVVSVESSGPRQILATDSFLALCPWAPTYPHEFWICPKRHITLFSKITQKEINDLALILRATLGGLSKALKDASFNLVFHLSPEKKNSRQLHWHIEVYPQMASWSGLERGFGIYLNNIGPESSAEVLGAAARRELAGLVGIT; translated from the coding sequence ATGGCAGAATTAAGGAAGGACTATGTGCTTGACAGGTTTGTTATAGTGCCAAAGAATGCCTCGGAGAAGAATCTTTCGAACGGCAAATGCCCATACTGTCCTGGAAATGAAGAGATGACATCACCTGCGGTGCTTGCACTTGTGCAGAAAGATGGCATGCTTCAAAGACTGTCTGACAGTGAGGAAAATTATGTAGAAGACTGGTGCGTTCGTGTATTTCCTAGCAATGACCCAGCAGTAACAACCTCGCAAGAGAGGATTTACGGTGATAAACCTCTTTACAGCGAACCGGCTTATGGATACCATTATGTGGTTGTTGCCGCACCTGACCACAATCAGAAACTTGCGAATATATCAGTCGAGCAATGGGCAAATGTACTAGTTGTTCTTCAGGACCGCGTCAGATGGCTTTACACACAGAAGAGCGTAACATATGTATCAATATACATGGATTATGGCAAGAATGCCGGCTCTTCTCTGGATCACCCGCATCTAGATATCGTTACCTTTGCTACTATACCGCCACTGATAGAGCAAGAGGCAGAGGCAACTTATAGGTACATAAACGAAAGGGGTCTGTGTCCAATGTGCGATGTGGTCAGCGTTGAATCAAGTGGACCAAGGCAGATCCTTGCAACTGATAGTTTTCTTGCGTTATGCCCATGGGCACCAACTTATCCACATGAATTCTGGATCTGTCCTAAGAGGCATATTACATTGTTTTCCAAAATAACACAAAAGGAGATTAACGATCTTGCATTAATACTGAGAGCTACCCTTGGTGGTCTTTCCAAAGCATTGAAGGACGCCTCTTTTAATCTTGTATTCCATTTGTCGCCTGAAAAGAAGAACAGCAGGCAGTTACACTGGCATATAGAAGTATATCCGCAGATGGCAAGCTGGTCTGGTCTTGAACGCGGATTTGGCATTTACTTGAACAATATAGGCCCTGAAAGTTCTGCTGAGGTGCTAGGAGCGGCGGCAAGAAGAGAGCTCGCTGGTTTGGTGGGTATAACTTAA
- a CDS encoding NAD-dependent epimerase/dehydratase family protein — protein MRVLVTGGAGFIGSHVAEKLAEDHDVIILDNLYLGNTKNIDGYSAEFVKGSVMNGELVSKLCKQCDYVFHNAAMSSSPMFKEQPKIGMEVNVLGFMNVMKAALDNGVKKVIYASTSSMYNGNPLPFSENQPITAKTFYEASFRTREMVAQTYYYEHNLSSIGLRYFSVYGPREAHKGQYANNISQFLWDMMAGKSPIIYGDGTQRRDFTFVYDVVYANILAMISNIDFGIFNVGTGIGTSFNDLVALINKMLNTSIEPKYVENPLKNYVHDTIADLSLISKSLGYRPQWSLEKGIKFLVDYYRNMPDLIIN, from the coding sequence ATGAGAGTTCTGGTGACTGGCGGTGCCGGCTTTATAGGTTCACATGTAGCAGAGAAACTAGCCGAGGACCATGATGTTATAATTCTTGATAATCTCTATCTAGGCAATACAAAGAATATTGATGGTTATAGCGCAGAATTTGTTAAAGGTTCTGTTATGAATGGAGAACTCGTAAGTAAATTATGCAAGCAGTGTGATTATGTATTTCACAATGCTGCGATGAGCTCCTCACCTATGTTCAAGGAGCAGCCAAAAATTGGTATGGAGGTTAATGTGCTTGGGTTCATGAATGTTATGAAAGCAGCACTGGACAACGGCGTGAAGAAGGTAATTTACGCATCGACATCATCGATGTATAATGGCAACCCCCTGCCATTTAGTGAAAATCAACCTATTACAGCAAAGACGTTCTATGAAGCATCCTTTCGTACCAGAGAGATGGTTGCACAAACTTACTACTATGAGCATAACTTGAGCTCTATAGGATTGAGGTACTTCAGTGTTTATGGACCGAGGGAAGCACATAAGGGGCAGTATGCCAACAATATATCTCAATTTCTATGGGATATGATGGCAGGAAAATCACCGATAATATATGGTGATGGAACACAGAGACGAGATTTTACCTTCGTATATGATGTTGTTTACGCAAATATATTAGCAATGATATCTAACATAGATTTTGGTATCTTCAATGTTGGAACCGGTATAGGTACTAGTTTTAATGATCTTGTAGCGCTGATCAATAAGATGCTTAACACATCGATTGAACCCAAATATGTTGAAAACCCACTCAAGAATTACGTTCATGACACAATTGCAGATCTATCCCTTATATCAAAATCATTGGGATATAGACCGCAATGGTCTCTTGAAAAAGGAATAAAGTTCTTAGTTGACTATTATCGAAACATGCCGGATCTTATCATTAATTAA
- a CDS encoding 30S ribosomal protein S27ae, translated as MGKKGQNVAVWKYYKVEGEKVKRIKKECSRCGKGVFMGEHGDRVTCGKCGYTEFKSNR; from the coding sequence ATGGGAAAGAAGGGGCAGAATGTCGCTGTGTGGAAGTACTATAAAGTGGAAGGAGAGAAGGTAAAGAGAATTAAAAAGGAGTGTTCAAGATGCGGGAAAGGCGTCTTCATGGGCGAGCATGGCGATAGAGTCACATGCGGCAAATGTGGTTATACAGAGTTCAAGAGTAATCGTTGA